A stretch of the Rhinoderma darwinii isolate aRhiDar2 chromosome 3, aRhiDar2.hap1, whole genome shotgun sequence genome encodes the following:
- the PPAN gene encoding suppressor of SWI4 1 homolog: MGKDKSKNQKKLRATAVHNAEEDYASVPHSFVFHRGQIGKNVQQLINDVRKTMEPFTASSLKARKNNSLKDFVAVAGPLGVTHFLIFSKTETNVNFKFVRLPRGPTLHFKVTQYSLMKDVVSSLKKHRMHEQQFVFPPLLVLNNFGTQGMHVKVMATMFQNMFPSINVHKVNLNTIRRCILINYNDDTQLLEFRHYSLKVVPVGMSKGMKKLLQEKFPNMSRWEDISELLVKGANLSESEAEQDGEHNITELPQAYAGRGNMKSQQSAVRLTEIGPRMTLQLVKIEEGLNDGKVLYHSFIQKTEEEIKAMLDRREKKLKQKSARRKKQEQDVQRKSEMKEDNKKRSLAGMKRKRPEDEDSEAEDPGEQNPGDVSEDDDAEYYRQTVGAEPGKDLFLHGSRKKSFPRRNSGPPQKKFNKSKGFMKQNEASPSSSGYRKTKLPFHKGSKSPKGQSPRPGQKGQRSFKNPEGRSPNKRPTGMGKKKQMGSRKPGAFGSKDPKRAKKGKFAAGHKMGGPKGKAFKHKKKSQ, from the exons ATGGGAAAGGATAAG TCAAAGAACCAGAAGAAGCTACGAGCGACAGCCGTTCACAATGCCGAGGAGGATTATGCCAGCGTTCCACACTCATTTGTCTTCCATCGCGGGCAGATTGGGAAGAACGTGCAGCAGTTGATCAATGATGTGAGAAAAACAATGGAGCCCTTTACTGCCTCCTCCCTGAAG GCTCGCAAGAATAATAGCCTGAAAGATTTTGTTGCAGTGGCCGGCCCCCTCGGAGTCACCCACTTCCTCATCTTCAGCAAAACGGAAACAAATGTCAACTTT AAATTCGTCCGTTTGCCGAGAGGCCCCACACTGCACTTCAAAGTGACGCAg TATTCTTTGATGAAAGACGTGGTCTCCTCCCTGAAGAAGCATCGCATGCATGAACAGCAGTTTGTCTTTCCTCCTCTACTGGTTCTCAATAATTTCGGCACCCAAGGAATGCATGTCAAGGTCATGGCCACGATGTTCCAGAACATGTTCCCCTCCATCAATGTGCACAAG GTTAACTTGAACACGATTCGCAGATGTATCCTCATTAACTACAATGATGACACCCAGTTGCTGGAGTTCAGGCATTA CAGTTTGAAGGTGGTCCCAGTGGGAATGAGCAAGGGGATGAAGAAGCTTCTCCAGGAAAAATTCCCCAACATGAGCCGCTGGGAGGACATCAGTGAATTACTGGTCAA AGGAGCCAACCTGTCGGAGAGCGAGGCCGAGCAGGATGGAGAACATAACATCACCGAGCTGCCCCAGGCATATGCCGGACGTGGCAACATGAAGTCCCAGCAAAGTGCCGTGCGTCTAACAGag ATCGGCCCTCGGATGACTCTACAGTTGGTCAAGATTGAGGAGGGTCTGAATGACGGCAAAGTGTTATACCACAGCTTCA TCCAAAAGACGGAGGAGGAGATCAAGGCGATGTTGGATCGAAGAGAAAAGAAGCTGAAACAGAAGAGTGCGAGGAGGAAGAAACAAGAACAGGACGTGCAGCGCAAGAGTGAGATGAAAGAAGACAATAA GAAGCGCAGTTTGGCCGGAATGAAGCGGAAGCGACCGGAGGATGAAGATAGTGAAGCGGAGGACCCGGGTGAACAAAATCCAGGAGACGTTTCTGAAGACGATGACGCAGAGTATTACAGGCAGACGGTTGGAGCAGAGCCAGGCAAAG ATCTCTTCCTTCACGGCAGTAGAAAGAAGTCGTTTCCAAGACGGAATTCCGGACCTCCCCAGAAGAAATTTAACAAATCGAAAGGCTTCATGAAACAGAACGAGGCTTCCCCATCCTCCAGTGGATATCGTAAGACCAAGCTTCCCTTCCACAAAGGATCTAAGAGCCCCAAAGGACAATCACCCAGACCGGGTCAAAAAGGACAGAGATCCTTTAAAAACCCTGAGGGCCGATCCCCAAATAAACGTCCCACTGGTATGGGGAAGAAAAAGCAGATGGGATCCAGGAAACCTGGGGCGTTTGGCTCTAAAGACCCAAAGAGGGCGAAAAAGGGCAAGTTTGCCGCAGGACATAAAATGGGCGGTCCGAAGGGGAAAGCTTTCAAACATAAGAAAAAGTCTCAATGA